One window of the Cohnella hashimotonis genome contains the following:
- a CDS encoding ABC transporter permease: MRFTIFAHGSRTGWLVLALLVLLIMLPLAAVVLQVLLPGFFFGSRQIGDLSLLGEMFRRPLWYLSLKNTLVLGLGTTALGTVLGAALATARSRWSFPGARLLDGAVWLLIVTPSFILAQGWVMFASSDGLAESWFGWHWVHDAVFTPAGLIAVMSLSKFPFAYLAVYSALEWKMDRLGEAGRLNGGTAWTVWRTIEAPLLLPAYCSGALLVFMDTVGDFGLPASIAAVFRFPTLPYSIYSALYTSPIRFDMAGVLSFYLVVLIALAMSVQFWALRRARFDFLGGRATRAKAERPRKGALLLASGNLLLLAIAVGIPLGANLLTSVTRPGKSGSSAFTLEHYRELFVEGGQLTDALLHSLSIAAFAAIVGLFVGLLVAYVLTYSKFKLKRAIDVISLVSLAVPGVVLGIGYIFIWNQAWLERIGLLLYGKPAILVLAGVAGAIPVITRIVTGAMAKVPQGLLSAAQMQGASFSRRVRTILLPLLRDALLSAALAAFGASVFDLAMTSILFPPNFMTLPVVINKAFEDLDFGYAAAATLTGGTAVVALILVMERIFKPKEARRPSR; the protein is encoded by the coding sequence ATGCGCTTTACGATTTTCGCTCACGGAAGCAGGACGGGCTGGCTGGTGCTGGCCCTTCTTGTTTTGTTGATCATGCTGCCGCTTGCCGCGGTCGTTCTTCAGGTGCTGCTGCCGGGCTTTTTCTTCGGGAGCCGTCAGATCGGCGACCTCTCCCTGCTGGGCGAGATGTTTCGCCGTCCGCTCTGGTATTTATCGCTCAAAAACACGCTGGTCCTCGGCCTCGGCACGACGGCGCTCGGCACGGTGCTCGGCGCGGCGCTCGCTACCGCGCGATCCCGCTGGTCGTTCCCGGGCGCGCGGCTGCTCGACGGGGCGGTATGGCTGCTGATAGTGACGCCGTCCTTCATCCTCGCGCAAGGCTGGGTCATGTTCGCTTCGTCGGACGGACTCGCCGAGTCCTGGTTCGGCTGGCACTGGGTGCATGACGCCGTCTTTACGCCCGCGGGCTTGATTGCGGTCATGTCGTTAAGCAAATTTCCGTTCGCTTATCTGGCCGTCTATTCCGCGCTGGAGTGGAAGATGGACCGCCTGGGCGAAGCCGGCCGCTTGAACGGCGGCACCGCCTGGACCGTCTGGCGGACGATCGAAGCGCCGCTGCTGCTGCCCGCCTATTGCTCGGGGGCGCTGCTCGTCTTCATGGACACCGTCGGCGATTTCGGTCTGCCGGCTTCCATCGCGGCCGTTTTCCGTTTTCCGACGCTGCCTTACTCGATCTACTCGGCGCTGTACACCTCGCCGATCCGGTTCGACATGGCCGGCGTGCTTTCCTTTTACCTCGTGGTGCTGATCGCGCTGGCGATGAGCGTGCAGTTCTGGGCGCTGCGCCGGGCGCGCTTCGACTTCCTCGGCGGCCGGGCGACGCGCGCCAAGGCCGAGCGGCCGCGCAAGGGCGCCTTGCTACTGGCTAGCGGCAATCTCCTCCTGCTGGCCATCGCGGTGGGCATTCCTTTAGGCGCCAATCTACTGACGTCGGTGACCCGTCCCGGCAAATCCGGCAGCTCGGCGTTTACGCTGGAACATTACCGGGAGCTGTTCGTGGAAGGAGGACAGCTGACGGACGCGCTGCTGCACTCGCTATCGATCGCGGCGTTTGCCGCCATCGTCGGCTTGTTCGTCGGCCTGCTCGTCGCCTACGTGCTGACTTATTCGAAATTCAAGCTGAAACGGGCGATCGACGTCATCTCGCTCGTCTCGCTGGCGGTTCCGGGCGTCGTGCTCGGCATCGGCTACATCTTTATCTGGAACCAGGCCTGGCTCGAACGCATCGGGCTGCTGCTATACGGCAAGCCGGCCATCCTCGTGCTGGCCGGGGTGGCGGGCGCCATTCCCGTCATCACCCGGATCGTGACGGGGGCGATGGCCAAGGTGCCGCAGGGGCTGCTGTCGGCGGCGCAAATGCAGGGCGCCTCGTTCTCGCGCAGAGTGCGGACGATTCTGCTGCCGCTGCTGCGCGACGCGCTGCTTTCCGCCGCGCTGGCGGCGTTTGGCGCGAGCGTCTTCGACCTGGCGATGACGTCGATTTTGTTCCCTCCTAACTTCATGACGCTGCCCGTCGTGATCAACAAGGCGTTCGAGGACCTGGACTTCGGCTACGCAGCCGCCGCGACATTGACCGGCGGGACCGCGGTCGTCGCATTGATCCTCGTTATGGAGCGAATCTTCAAACCGAAGGAAGCAAGGAGGCCAAGCCGTTGA
- a CDS encoding quinone oxidoreductase family protein, with product MQAFVVEQTGDQRIMRLQERPNPEVLPGKLTIDVVYAGVGMIDSLLSRGYLGLPMPFVPGLEVSGYVRAIGEGVEGFKIGQPVVALTLTELGGYASVVTAQPELTVPLDGPLEGLGMDRAAALAVNAATAYLAVKRVAQVEPGQHVLVHGALGGLGNLVGQVARREGAGLVLGTVGSAAKRDAASGEIYDKLLLRGEFAEETLRLTGGKGVHHVFDPVGGVTRTRSFETLQPLGRLVLLGNASDEADTELRLNEAWLGNRAALGLNIGAYAAFAPNAVGEAMYQALAMAARGELEADIYGVYPIAEAERAIRLLEQGGTTGKLLLRV from the coding sequence ATGCAAGCATTCGTCGTGGAACAAACGGGAGACCAACGGATCATGAGACTGCAGGAAAGACCGAACCCGGAGGTATTGCCGGGGAAATTGACGATCGATGTCGTCTACGCCGGCGTCGGCATGATCGACTCGCTGCTCAGCAGGGGTTACCTTGGGCTGCCGATGCCGTTCGTGCCGGGGCTCGAAGTATCCGGCTACGTCCGCGCGATCGGCGAAGGCGTCGAGGGCTTTAAGATCGGCCAGCCTGTCGTCGCGTTGACGCTGACCGAGCTGGGCGGCTACGCATCGGTCGTCACCGCGCAGCCCGAGCTGACAGTGCCGTTGGACGGACCGCTGGAAGGCCTCGGAATGGACCGGGCGGCTGCGCTCGCCGTCAACGCCGCGACGGCGTACCTGGCGGTCAAGCGCGTCGCGCAAGTGGAGCCGGGTCAGCATGTGCTCGTGCATGGCGCGCTAGGCGGCTTGGGAAATCTGGTCGGGCAGGTCGCAAGACGGGAAGGCGCGGGTCTGGTGCTTGGCACGGTAGGCAGCGCCGCCAAGCGGGATGCCGCTAGCGGGGAGATATACGATAAGCTGCTGCTGCGCGGCGAGTTCGCGGAGGAGACGCTGCGGCTGACCGGCGGCAAAGGCGTGCACCATGTGTTCGACCCGGTCGGAGGCGTGACCAGGACGCGCAGCTTCGAGACGCTTCAACCGCTCGGTCGTCTCGTCCTGCTCGGCAATGCCAGCGACGAGGCGGATACGGAGCTGCGGCTGAACGAAGCTTGGCTCGGCAACCGGGCCGCGCTGGGCTTGAACATCGGCGCCTACGCGGCGTTTGCGCCGAATGCCGTAGGCGAGGCGATGTACCAGGCGCTGGCGATGGCCGCGCGAGGCGAGCTGGAAGCCGACATCTACGGCGTGTATCCGATCGCGGAGGCCGAGCGGGCTATCAGGTTGCTGGAGCAAGGGGGCACGACGGGCAAGCTGCTACTTCGCGTCTGA
- a CDS encoding VanW family protein, giving the protein MDGQFIRAPVVGGQAAVADIAAANPAARRPRMLPDGVAVGGLELGGMSADAAIAKVGSRIEAALDGHVTLVDRRPEEASPAPATAFAPTWRELGLNLDAEEAIRAIVRYRDAGWLERRSAARAMAKRYAIEAVWDEEMFADKAEALWGRLAEKQPIDAVRTIDDRDRVVYSPETPGETLDIASLLKAFKKRAPAGLSEVAQSADDQIRIELRVPVASVKPEITTALLRAQGIARKIAEFTTSFTASGEGRVHNVKATAEALDGTMLLPGETFDYGAIVAEARRVYGYREAPVILKGKLVPGIGGGICQVSSTLYNAVLRASNIEIVERRNHSLAVNYLPQGMDATFAEGSINFRFRNDTGKRLLIKASVRGKRLTVKLFGTMADNVRYELETVHVKELTPKTVYMQDADVPVGMSRLLQEGKPGAVVDTYRLKFVDDRLAARRKLNRSAYRAQDAIVAVHPSDPRAGRSEQPHPQPQGRTPAEPM; this is encoded by the coding sequence GTGGATGGCCAATTCATTCGTGCCCCGGTAGTTGGTGGCCAAGCGGCTGTCGCCGACATCGCTGCCGCGAACCCCGCGGCACGCCGGCCTCGCATGCTGCCGGACGGCGTCGCTGTGGGCGGATTGGAGCTGGGCGGCATGAGCGCGGACGCCGCCATTGCCAAGGTGGGGTCGCGGATCGAAGCCGCGCTTGACGGGCATGTGACGCTGGTTGACAGGCGGCCGGAGGAAGCCTCCCCTGCCCCGGCAACGGCGTTTGCGCCGACCTGGCGCGAGCTGGGGCTCAATCTGGACGCAGAGGAAGCCATACGTGCGATCGTGCGCTACCGGGACGCAGGTTGGCTAGAGCGCCGGTCAGCCGCGCGGGCGATGGCGAAGCGCTATGCGATAGAAGCGGTTTGGGACGAGGAGATGTTTGCGGATAAAGCGGAAGCGTTGTGGGGACGGCTCGCGGAGAAGCAGCCGATCGACGCCGTCCGGACGATCGACGACCGCGACCGGGTCGTTTATTCGCCGGAAACGCCAGGCGAGACGCTCGACATCGCTTCGCTGCTGAAGGCATTCAAGAAGCGAGCGCCAGCGGGGTTGAGCGAGGTGGCGCAGTCCGCAGACGATCAGATACGGATCGAGCTGCGCGTGCCCGTAGCCTCCGTAAAGCCCGAGATTACGACGGCATTGCTGCGGGCGCAAGGGATCGCACGCAAGATCGCCGAGTTCACCACCTCCTTTACGGCGAGCGGCGAAGGGCGCGTCCATAACGTCAAGGCCACCGCCGAGGCCTTGGACGGCACAATGCTCTTGCCGGGCGAGACCTTCGATTACGGCGCCATCGTCGCCGAGGCGCGCCGGGTTTACGGTTACCGGGAAGCCCCGGTTATCCTGAAGGGCAAGCTCGTGCCGGGCATCGGCGGCGGCATCTGCCAGGTGTCCAGCACGCTTTACAATGCCGTTTTGCGTGCCTCTAATATTGAGATCGTGGAGCGGCGCAACCACTCGCTCGCGGTGAACTATCTGCCGCAGGGCATGGATGCGACCTTTGCGGAGGGCTCGATCAATTTCCGCTTCCGCAACGACACGGGCAAGCGGCTGCTGATCAAGGCCTCTGTTCGCGGCAAAAGGCTAACGGTAAAGCTGTTCGGCACGATGGCGGACAATGTGAGGTACGAGCTGGAGACGGTCCACGTGAAGGAGCTTACGCCCAAGACCGTTTATATGCAAGATGCAGACGTCCCGGTCGGCATGTCTCGTCTTCTGCAGGAAGGAAAGCCAGGCGCAGTCGTGGACACTTACCGCTTGAAGTTCGTGGACGACCGGCTTGCCGCGCGCCGCAAGCTGAACCGCTCCGCCTATCGCGCGCAGGACGCGATCGTCGCCGTGCATCCTTCGGATCCGCGCGCCGGGCGTTCGGAGCAGCCGCACCCTCAGCCGCAGGGACGGACGCCGGCTGAACCGATGTAA
- a CDS encoding helix-turn-helix transcriptional regulator, which translates to MEDQLQRKSLGDFLKSRRASLSPQAFGFRDGFSRRRTPGLRREEVAQLAGVSLTWYTWLEQGREMSASHEVLESIGNALQLTTAERQYLHRLNGRQAPQAAPEASPLTEAFLEMVRTMPYPFFVIDPRNRLVSWNALACEMVMDFAAIPEEERVMLKLIFLHPAFRERVVNWEQSTKLALAYYRKHYDLIADQGWYAELVSELQARSEPFADWWARHEVGEKNGMRVDIAHPALGLLRFEVVTFSQINDLEAYICCMYVPLPGSGTAEKLTGLKL; encoded by the coding sequence ATGGAAGACCAGCTGCAGCGCAAGTCGCTCGGCGATTTTCTCAAATCCCGCAGGGCGAGCTTGTCGCCGCAAGCGTTCGGATTCCGCGACGGATTCAGCCGCCGGCGTACGCCGGGCCTGCGCAGGGAAGAAGTCGCCCAGCTCGCCGGCGTCAGCCTGACCTGGTACACATGGCTCGAGCAGGGCAGAGAGATGTCCGCCTCGCACGAAGTGCTCGAGAGCATCGGCAACGCGCTGCAGCTCACGACGGCCGAACGCCAGTACCTGCACCGGCTGAACGGGCGCCAAGCCCCGCAAGCCGCGCCGGAAGCGTCTCCGCTCACCGAGGCGTTTCTCGAGATGGTACGGACGATGCCGTACCCGTTTTTTGTGATCGACCCGCGCAACCGGCTCGTCTCCTGGAACGCGCTCGCTTGCGAAATGGTTATGGATTTCGCCGCCATTCCGGAAGAAGAACGGGTCATGCTGAAGCTGATCTTCCTCCATCCGGCGTTTCGGGAACGCGTCGTGAACTGGGAGCAGTCGACGAAGCTCGCGCTCGCTTATTATCGCAAGCATTACGATTTGATCGCGGATCAGGGCTGGTACGCGGAGCTCGTCTCCGAGCTTCAGGCGCGGAGCGAACCGTTCGCGGACTGGTGGGCCCGGCACGAAGTGGGGGAGAAGAACGGTATGCGCGTCGACATCGCCCATCCGGCGCTCGGCCTGCTCCGCTTCGAGGTCGTCACCTTCAGCCAGATCAACGATCTCGAGGCGTACATATGCTGTATGTACGTTCCGCTTCCCGGTTCGGGTACGGCGGAAAAGCTGACGGGACTGAAGCTATAG
- a CDS encoding extracellular solute-binding protein has product MNLMQHRKLAALAIVGLSLTAAGCGNANNNNSGAAAATASDSAAPSSAAASPSESASASPSESASASTPAGNGETLTVYLNDFDTIVKPMFEAQTGYKLNIVSGNGAEIMSRIEAEKGNPHWDVVWMDAMPSIEGLGKAGQLMEGWEPTAAAGLTDFAKAFVPANKAYYPTGAHAAGVIVYNTKAFSAANAPKSWADLADAKYKGTVGMADPAVAAPAYPFVSWFFQDKGSEGGQTFFDDVLKNGAHVYPKNPNVAKALTGGEIKVAALQESNAYTLKNDGEPIEIVWPEEGAPASVRVAAIQKNSAHQDAAKAFVEFLLDPKTQQALIDEGDESYFQPSATGVTMKADRAQNAKLVAADASWASEHEAEIKQWFADRSVK; this is encoded by the coding sequence ATGAATCTCATGCAGCACCGCAAGCTCGCAGCACTGGCGATTGTTGGCTTGTCCTTGACCGCAGCAGGCTGCGGCAACGCAAATAACAACAACTCGGGTGCGGCGGCTGCCACGGCTTCGGATTCTGCCGCGCCATCGTCGGCAGCGGCCTCGCCATCGGAAAGCGCATCGGCATCGCCGTCCGAAAGCGCTAGCGCATCGACGCCGGCCGGAAACGGCGAGACGCTGACGGTTTACCTCAATGACTTCGACACGATCGTCAAGCCGATGTTCGAAGCCCAAACCGGGTACAAGCTCAACATCGTCAGCGGCAACGGCGCGGAGATCATGTCCCGCATCGAAGCGGAGAAGGGCAATCCGCACTGGGACGTCGTCTGGATGGACGCGATGCCTTCGATCGAAGGACTGGGCAAGGCAGGACAACTGATGGAAGGCTGGGAGCCGACTGCCGCAGCGGGATTGACGGACTTCGCCAAGGCATTCGTGCCTGCGAATAAAGCATACTACCCGACCGGCGCTCATGCCGCAGGCGTGATCGTATACAACACGAAGGCGTTCAGCGCGGCCAACGCGCCGAAGAGCTGGGCGGACCTCGCCGACGCCAAGTACAAGGGCACCGTCGGTATGGCTGATCCAGCGGTAGCGGCGCCTGCTTATCCGTTCGTGTCGTGGTTCTTCCAGGACAAAGGGTCCGAAGGCGGCCAAACATTCTTTGACGACGTGTTGAAAAACGGCGCGCACGTCTATCCGAAAAACCCGAACGTCGCCAAGGCGCTTACGGGCGGCGAGATCAAGGTCGCGGCGCTGCAGGAGAGCAACGCATATACGCTCAAGAACGACGGCGAGCCGATCGAGATCGTCTGGCCGGAAGAAGGCGCGCCGGCTTCGGTACGCGTAGCGGCGATCCAGAAGAACAGCGCGCATCAAGACGCGGCCAAGGCATTCGTCGAGTTCTTGCTCGATCCCAAGACGCAGCAGGCGCTCATCGACGAGGGCGACGAGAGCTACTTCCAGCCTAGCGCCACCGGCGTGACGATGAAGGCAGACCGCGCGCAAAACGCCAAGCTTGTCGCGGCGGACGCATCGTGGGCGTCGGAGCATGAAGCGGAGATCAAGCAGTGGTTCGCCGATCGCTCGGTGAAATAA
- the argH gene encoding argininosuccinate lyase yields MSKLWGGRFTKKTDQLVEEYTASITFDKELAEEDIQGSLAHVTMLGRCGILPQEDVETIKAGLLKVQQRIRSGEQQFLIADEDIHMNIEKALIEEIGPVGGKLHTGRSRNDQVATDMHLYLRKRVVEFIGLLSKLQEALIGQAKANLDTIVPGYTHLQRAQPILFAHHLMAYVSMFGRDIERLQDSYKRIDALPLGAGALAGTTFAIDRLYTAELLNFGRVYENSLDAVSDRDFIVEFLAGASLIMTHLSRLSEELILWSSTEFQFVELDDAFCTGSSIMPQKKNPDVPELVRGKTGRVYGNLVGLLTVLKSLPLAYNKDMQEDKEGMFDTVKTLQGALQLFAPMIATMKVRKDKMRRAVDQDFSNATDIADFLVNKGLPFRQAHEVIGKTVLYCIQQNKFLLDLTLDEFKQFSELFDDRIYETLKPETVVAARNVYGGTAANQVNDAIGRAEAALAQTQAWTEEYAEKSR; encoded by the coding sequence ATGAGCAAGCTGTGGGGCGGCCGGTTTACGAAGAAGACCGACCAGCTGGTTGAAGAATATACGGCGTCGATTACGTTTGACAAGGAACTGGCCGAAGAGGATATCCAGGGCAGTCTCGCGCACGTAACGATGCTGGGACGCTGCGGCATTCTGCCGCAAGAGGACGTCGAGACGATCAAGGCGGGCCTGCTCAAGGTGCAGCAGCGCATCCGCAGCGGGGAGCAGCAGTTCCTGATCGCCGACGAAGACATTCATATGAACATCGAGAAGGCGCTGATCGAGGAGATCGGCCCCGTCGGCGGCAAGCTGCACACCGGACGCAGCCGCAACGACCAGGTCGCGACCGACATGCACTTATACCTGCGCAAGCGCGTCGTCGAATTCATCGGCCTGCTGTCCAAGCTGCAAGAGGCGCTGATCGGCCAGGCCAAGGCCAACCTCGACACGATCGTGCCGGGTTACACGCATTTGCAGCGCGCGCAGCCGATTCTGTTCGCCCATCATCTGATGGCGTACGTGTCCATGTTCGGCCGCGACATCGAGCGTCTGCAGGACAGCTACAAGCGCATTGACGCACTACCGCTCGGCGCCGGAGCGCTCGCGGGCACGACGTTCGCGATCGACCGCCTGTACACGGCGGAGCTGCTTAACTTCGGTCGCGTTTACGAGAACAGCCTCGACGCCGTCAGCGACCGCGATTTCATCGTCGAATTCCTGGCAGGCGCATCGCTCATCATGACGCATCTGTCGCGCCTGAGCGAAGAGCTGATCCTCTGGTCGAGCACGGAGTTCCAGTTCGTCGAGTTGGACGACGCGTTCTGCACGGGCTCGAGCATCATGCCGCAAAAGAAAAATCCCGACGTGCCCGAGCTTGTGCGCGGCAAGACGGGACGCGTGTACGGCAACCTCGTCGGCCTGCTGACCGTGCTCAAGTCGCTGCCGCTCGCCTACAACAAGGACATGCAGGAAGACAAGGAAGGCATGTTCGACACCGTGAAGACGCTGCAGGGCGCGCTCCAGCTGTTCGCGCCGATGATCGCGACGATGAAGGTGCGCAAGGACAAGATGCGCCGCGCCGTCGACCAGGACTTTTCCAACGCGACCGATATTGCGGACTTCCTCGTGAACAAGGGGCTGCCGTTCCGCCAGGCGCACGAGGTCATCGGCAAGACGGTGCTGTACTGCATTCAGCAGAACAAGTTCCTGCTTGATCTTACGTTGGACGAGTTCAAGCAGTTCTCCGAGCTGTTCGACGATCGCATCTACGAGACGCTGAAGCCGGAGACTGTTGTCGCCGCGCGCAACGTTTACGGCGGCACGGCCGCGAACCAGGTAAACGATGCGATCGGTCGCGCGGAGGCCGCGCTGGCGCAGACGCAAGCCTGGACGGAGGAGTACGCCGAGAAAAGCCGCTAG
- a CDS encoding LysR family transcriptional regulator, whose amino-acid sequence MNPQQLRIFMQAADGRSLTEVASSLGLKQPTVTFHMQKLEQSVGLSLFRKQAGRVRLTDAGEALLPYAAKISALLDEASQLMTDYREQGRGRLKIGASYTPATYFLPAYLAEFQMQYPLALPTLTVKQAGDALALLESFEVDVAVVSLSEEPYPGLNVIPLGEDPLTLAFAPFHPLAVGEIGIEDLQGQPFLVHEGGSTSRRLSERWAAENGLNWQIRMELGAIETIKEAVKHGMGIGILPRRSARREELSGELVLRELPGKVSVRRICLVYRKEDEPVRQAAAFIDFMRAKLGV is encoded by the coding sequence ATGAATCCCCAACAGCTTCGAATTTTCATGCAAGCCGCGGACGGCCGCAGCCTGACGGAAGTGGCCTCCTCGCTCGGCTTAAAGCAGCCCACCGTCACCTTTCACATGCAGAAGCTGGAGCAGTCGGTCGGCCTATCGCTGTTCCGCAAGCAAGCCGGTCGCGTGCGCCTGACCGATGCAGGCGAGGCGCTGCTCCCTTACGCCGCCAAAATCTCGGCGCTGCTGGACGAAGCCTCGCAGCTGATGACCGACTACCGCGAGCAAGGCCGCGGCAGGCTGAAGATCGGGGCCAGCTATACGCCGGCCACCTACTTCCTGCCCGCATATCTGGCGGAATTCCAGATGCAGTACCCGCTGGCGCTGCCGACGCTGACCGTCAAGCAGGCCGGAGATGCGCTCGCCCTGCTCGAGAGCTTCGAGGTCGACGTCGCCGTCGTCTCCCTGTCCGAGGAACCCTATCCCGGGCTCAATGTCATTCCGCTCGGCGAGGATCCGCTCACGCTGGCATTCGCGCCCTTTCACCCGCTGGCCGTGGGCGAGATCGGGATCGAGGACCTGCAGGGACAGCCGTTCCTCGTGCACGAGGGCGGCTCGACCTCGCGCAGGCTGTCCGAACGATGGGCGGCGGAAAACGGCTTGAACTGGCAAATCCGGATGGAGCTCGGCGCGATCGAAACGATCAAGGAAGCGGTCAAACACGGCATGGGGATCGGCATCCTGCCGCGGCGCAGCGCACGCAGGGAGGAGTTGTCCGGCGAGCTCGTGCTGCGGGAGCTGCCCGGCAAGGTCAGCGTCCGCCGGATCTGCCTTGTTTATCGGAAGGAGGATGAACCGGTTCGCCAGGCGGCGGCTTTTATCGATTTTATGCGAGCGAAGCTGGGGGTGTAG
- a CDS encoding ABC transporter ATP-binding protein has translation MNPILEIRQLHKSYAGQPALRGIDFSVSRGQIISVLGPSGCGKSTLLQLIAGLQQPDGGEVRLRGEAVSTASKLVPPEKRGINMVFQDYALWPHMNVFDNISYGLKRKKAASADIRAKVGELLRLLHLEPFADRLPAQLSGGQQQRVAIARALATQPDLLLLDEPMSNLDMRLRIEMRTELSYLLRKLGTTVFHVTHDPEEAFAMADQLVIMRSGGIDQIDSPEACYRRPATASVASLLGAGNRLAGPIDESEAAPAIRLDGALVAGRTASDWSARRPSGPAIALFRPDAAVWETEDARASHPSEEVAAGVEAGTAGSRAVGFRAASDFNRLAARIAHSAFEGNRWRVLAETGTGEMLSLFHHEPLKAGTRGWLRFPVEETYLYPADAGSER, from the coding sequence TTGAATCCAATCTTAGAGATCCGCCAGCTTCACAAGTCCTACGCGGGCCAGCCTGCGCTTCGGGGCATCGACTTCAGCGTCTCCCGCGGGCAGATCATCAGCGTGCTCGGACCGTCAGGCTGCGGCAAGTCCACGCTGCTGCAGCTTATCGCCGGCCTGCAGCAGCCGGACGGAGGCGAGGTGCGGCTGCGCGGCGAAGCCGTGTCCACGGCTTCGAAGCTCGTGCCGCCGGAGAAACGGGGCATCAACATGGTGTTCCAGGACTACGCGCTTTGGCCGCATATGAACGTTTTCGACAACATTTCGTACGGGTTGAAAAGAAAGAAGGCAGCGTCCGCGGACATTCGAGCCAAGGTCGGGGAGCTGCTGCGTCTGCTGCATTTGGAGCCGTTCGCAGACCGCCTGCCCGCGCAGCTGTCCGGCGGCCAACAGCAGCGCGTGGCGATCGCGCGCGCCTTGGCGACGCAGCCGGACCTGCTGCTGCTTGACGAGCCCATGTCCAATCTCGATATGCGGCTGCGAATCGAGATGCGAACGGAGCTATCCTATCTGCTGCGCAAGCTGGGGACGACAGTGTTCCATGTGACGCACGATCCCGAAGAGGCGTTCGCGATGGCGGACCAACTCGTCATTATGCGCAGCGGCGGCATCGACCAGATCGACAGTCCCGAGGCCTGCTATCGCCGGCCCGCAACGGCATCCGTCGCCTCGCTGCTCGGCGCGGGCAACCGTCTGGCAGGGCCGATCGACGAAAGCGAGGCGGCGCCTGCCATTCGTCTCGACGGCGCACTCGTCGCCGGACGGACAGCGTCCGATTGGAGCGCCCGCCGGCCGTCCGGACCGGCGATCGCGCTGTTCCGCCCGGATGCGGCCGTCTGGGAGACCGAGGATGCTCGGGCATCCCATCCGAGCGAAGAGGTTGCCGCAGGGGTGGAGGCCGGTACGGCCGGCTCCCGCGCGGTCGGCTTCCGCGCGGCCTCGGACTTCAACCGGCTGGCCGCGCGTATCGCGCACAGCGCCTTCGAAGGCAATCGCTGGCGCGTGCTGGCGGAGACCGGAACCGGAGAGATGCTTTCCTTATTCCATCATGAGCCTCTGAAGGCGGGCACGCGCGGCTGGCTGCGTTTCCCCGTCGAGGAGACCTACTTGTACCCGGCTGACGCCGGCAGCGAAAGGTAG
- a CDS encoding metallophosphoesterase family protein: MTRILVISDIHGQAAAMRSLLRTAEYAPGRDRLYLLGDFINREKESWPALKEAMALVKAGARAVLGNMERWLLDASARGEGLPADAEELRFLNETPLYWEEEGFLFAHAGIRPGLPPAKQSAADLTEIRSEFWADGGPLPYTVVFGHTPTFKLGAPAGELWLGRDRIGIDTGAKHGCRLTLVDLTNRLAYSCGVEPERQPGECRLSSWATN; encoded by the coding sequence ATGACCCGCATACTTGTCATCTCGGATATTCACGGCCAGGCGGCGGCGATGCGTTCGCTGCTGCGGACGGCCGAATACGCGCCGGGCAGGGATCGCCTGTATCTGCTAGGCGACTTCATTAATCGGGAGAAGGAGAGCTGGCCTGCGCTTAAAGAAGCGATGGCGCTGGTCAAAGCGGGCGCGCGCGCCGTGCTCGGCAATATGGAGCGGTGGCTGCTCGACGCCTCCGCGCGGGGAGAAGGCCTGCCGGCGGATGCGGAAGAGCTTCGGTTTCTGAACGAGACACCTTTGTATTGGGAAGAGGAAGGTTTCCTGTTCGCCCATGCGGGCATCCGTCCGGGCCTGCCGCCGGCCAAGCAGAGCGCCGCGGATCTGACCGAAATTCGCAGCGAGTTCTGGGCCGACGGCGGTCCGCTCCCGTATACGGTCGTGTTCGGCCACACGCCGACCTTTAAGCTCGGCGCGCCTGCTGGCGAGCTGTGGCTCGGCCGCGACCGGATCGGGATCGACACGGGGGCCAAGCACGGCTGCCGGCTCACGCTCGTCGACCTGACCAATCGGCTGGCTTATTCCTGCGGCGTGGAGCCGGAGCGCCAGCCTGGCGAATGCCGCCTGTCCTCCTGGGCGACGAATTGA